In Massilia forsythiae, one DNA window encodes the following:
- a CDS encoding TIGR00645 family protein → MFEQQSPSKPRKRSPLASFMFASRWLQLPLYLGLILAQCVYVFHFWVELKDLVLAAMGNEAALEHIFAAVAVPGAEAPSKLNETTIMLVVLGLIDVVMISNLLIMVIVGGYETFVSRMYLEDHPDQPEWLSHVNASVLKTKLAMAIIGISSIHLLKTFINAQAYEPKVLISQTVIHVAFLVSAMAIAYTDRIMTDTQNVSKH, encoded by the coding sequence ATGTTTGAACAGCAATCCCCATCCAAGCCCCGCAAGCGCAGCCCCCTCGCCAGCTTCATGTTCGCCAGCCGCTGGCTGCAGCTCCCGCTGTATCTCGGCCTGATCCTGGCGCAATGCGTCTACGTGTTCCACTTCTGGGTCGAATTGAAGGACCTGGTGCTGGCCGCGATGGGCAACGAAGCCGCCCTGGAGCATATCTTCGCGGCCGTGGCCGTGCCCGGCGCCGAGGCGCCCAGCAAGCTGAACGAAACCACCATCATGCTGGTCGTGCTCGGCCTGATCGACGTGGTGATGATCTCGAACCTGCTGATCATGGTGATCGTCGGCGGCTACGAAACCTTCGTCTCGCGCATGTACCTGGAAGACCATCCGGACCAGCCGGAATGGCTGTCGCACGTGAACGCCTCGGTATTGAAGACCAAGCTGGCGATGGCGATCATCGGCATCTCCTCGATCCACCTGCTGAAGACCTTCATCAACGCCCAGGCCTACGAGCCGAAGGTGCTGATTTCGCAGACCGTGATCCACGTCGCGTTCCTGGTGTCGGCGATGGCGATCGCGTACACCGACCGCATCATGACCGATACCCAGAACGTTTCGAAGCACTAA